A single genomic interval of Antarcticibacterium arcticum harbors:
- a CDS encoding DEAD/DEAH box helicase — MAFKKLNEPLLEALERLGYEEPLPFQKKILSRIKSGMNLFGIGPAGCGKTTTLIISTIQKLNCEAFEDAPRALIFVKDKEAALELEEKFKIFTRYMDLRIYAAYDQPDIDVQKGDIYEGVDIVIATPAKLNKLFKLSGINVSQLKLFIVDDAELLTGNRDYTNLIQIPEHITKCQYLVFANDFNGKIERLQDSFMAYSEKVEVK, encoded by the coding sequence ATGGCTTTTAAAAAATTGAATGAACCCCTGCTGGAAGCTCTTGAGAGATTGGGCTATGAAGAGCCACTGCCGTTTCAGAAAAAAATATTATCCAGGATCAAAAGCGGAATGAACCTATTTGGAATTGGACCTGCCGGTTGCGGGAAGACTACAACACTTATTATCAGTACCATTCAGAAATTAAATTGTGAGGCATTTGAGGACGCGCCACGGGCACTTATTTTTGTGAAAGACAAGGAAGCTGCATTGGAGCTGGAAGAAAAGTTCAAGATCTTTACAAGATATATGGATCTAAGAATATATGCCGCCTATGACCAACCCGATATTGATGTTCAAAAAGGTGATATTTATGAAGGGGTAGATATTGTGATCGCTACTCCCGCCAAGCTAAACAAACTCTTTAAACTTTCGGGAATTAATGTGAGCCAGCTAAAATTGTTTATTGTTGATGATGCAGAATTATTGACAGGAAACCGTGACTATACCAACCTTATCCAGATCCCTGAACACATTACCAAATGCCAGTATCTTGTATTTGCAAATGATTTCAATGGGAAAATTGAACGCCTGCAGGATTCTTTCATGGCCTATTCAGAAAAAGTGGAGGTAAAATAA
- a CDS encoding cation:proton antiporter, whose amino-acid sequence MILLNIYDATLPLTNPVLKFLLILVIILFAPIILNKIKIPHLLGLIIAGAVIGPNGFYLMARDSSIILSGTAGLLYIMFLAGLEIDLVDFKKNSKKSIVFGLYTFIIPMTLGIVGGLYILQFSLLTSILLASMFASHTLIAYPLISKLGVAKNRAVNVAVGGTMITDTLALLVLAVIVGMSAGEVNTTFWVRLTISIIIFGLIVIFLFPVIARWFFKHYEDNVSQYIFVLVMVFLGAVLAELAGIEAIIGAFLAGLALNRLIPQTSPLMNRIEFVGNAIFIPFFLIGVGMLIDYRAFFQDLDTIKVAAVMTIIATAAKFIAAWLTQKTYNFTLDERRLIFGLSNAQAAATLAAVLVGYNIIIGETAGGEPIRLLNESVLNGTILMILITCTIASFVAQRGARNLSLSEVPEDDRENEHERILIPISNIDTTDELINLGVTIKSRSNKEGLFALSIVDHNSVNGYADKNAKKLLVKAAVAAASTDNILTELLRYDENIGNGIKSAIREHNISDLILGLHVKSEISDSFLGNLTESILERSRTTTFIYKAFQPLSTIKRHHVLVPDLAEKETGFPFWLLKVWNIARNTGTTLVFYSSLETLNYIKQVQKIHPVNCEFIEFPDWNDFLIISGYCKKDDNLIIVLSLKGKPSYEENMAQVPVYLNKYFTRQNFILIYPIQVGFIGITAIDRKNPSLLEPLDEIGKTILNLFKKK is encoded by the coding sequence ATGATTCTTTTAAATATTTACGACGCAACTCTACCTCTTACCAATCCGGTATTAAAATTTCTGTTAATCCTTGTAATTATATTATTTGCTCCCATAATTCTTAACAAGATAAAGATCCCTCATTTACTGGGATTGATCATTGCGGGAGCTGTAATAGGGCCTAATGGATTCTATCTTATGGCAAGGGATTCCAGTATTATTCTTTCAGGAACAGCAGGATTGTTATACATCATGTTTCTTGCAGGCTTAGAAATTGATCTGGTAGATTTTAAAAAGAACAGTAAAAAAAGTATAGTTTTTGGTTTATACACCTTCATTATACCAATGACTTTGGGTATCGTAGGAGGGCTTTATATTTTGCAGTTTTCCTTGCTAACCTCCATTCTTCTGGCCAGTATGTTTGCATCTCACACTCTTATTGCCTATCCTTTAATAAGTAAACTGGGAGTTGCTAAAAACAGGGCTGTAAATGTGGCAGTAGGTGGTACAATGATTACAGACACCCTGGCCCTTCTCGTACTGGCGGTTATCGTAGGAATGTCTGCTGGGGAAGTTAATACCACTTTCTGGGTGAGATTGACCATTTCCATAATTATATTCGGGCTAATAGTAATATTTCTGTTCCCTGTTATTGCGCGGTGGTTCTTTAAACATTATGAGGATAATGTTTCTCAATATATTTTTGTGTTGGTTATGGTTTTCCTTGGAGCTGTACTTGCAGAACTTGCCGGGATAGAGGCTATTATTGGAGCTTTTCTTGCCGGCCTTGCATTAAACCGGTTAATACCCCAAACATCACCTCTAATGAACAGAATTGAGTTTGTAGGGAACGCGATCTTTATTCCTTTTTTTCTCATAGGGGTGGGAATGCTTATAGACTACCGTGCTTTCTTCCAGGACCTGGATACTATTAAAGTTGCTGCGGTAATGACCATTATAGCTACTGCTGCAAAATTCATAGCCGCCTGGCTTACACAAAAAACCTATAATTTCACCCTGGATGAGCGAAGGCTAATTTTTGGCTTAAGCAATGCGCAGGCAGCGGCAACTCTGGCTGCGGTCCTGGTAGGATATAATATTATAATTGGTGAAACTGCCGGAGGAGAACCTATTCGATTATTAAATGAGAGTGTTCTAAACGGAACCATTTTAATGATTCTTATCACCTGTACTATTGCCTCCTTTGTTGCACAGAGAGGAGCCAGAAATCTATCCCTGTCTGAAGTTCCTGAGGATGACAGAGAGAACGAGCACGAAAGGATATTGATACCCATTAGTAATATTGATACTACAGATGAGCTTATTAATTTGGGAGTTACCATTAAATCCCGTAGTAACAAGGAGGGCCTATTTGCTTTAAGTATCGTCGATCATAATTCTGTAAATGGTTATGCCGATAAGAATGCAAAGAAATTACTTGTAAAAGCTGCAGTTGCAGCCGCATCTACAGATAATATTTTAACCGAACTTTTAAGGTATGATGAAAATATTGGTAACGGAATTAAAAGTGCCATTCGGGAACATAATATAAGTGACCTAATATTAGGTCTTCATGTAAAATCTGAAATTTCAGATTCATTTTTAGGAAATCTTACTGAAAGTATACTTGAGCGCTCCCGGACAACCACTTTTATTTATAAAGCTTTCCAACCTTTAAGCACAATTAAAAGACACCACGTGCTTGTGCCCGATTTGGCTGAAAAAGAAACAGGCTTCCCTTTCTGGCTATTAAAAGTTTGGAATATTGCTCGAAATACAGGAACCACCTTGGTTTTCTACAGCTCCTTAGAAACCCTCAATTACATAAAGCAAGTTCAAAAGATACATCCGGTTAATTGCGAATTTATAGAATTTCCAGATTGGAATGATTTTCTTATAATATCAGGGTATTGTAAGAAAGATGATAATTTGATCATAGTTCTTAGCCTTAAGGGTAAACCCTCCTATGAAGAAAACATGGCCCAGGTTCCGGTTTATTTAAATAAATATTTTACCCGCCAAAATTTTATTTTAATTTACCCCATCCAGGTTGGGTTTATAGGAATTACTGCTATAGATAGAAAAAATCCTTCTCTACTGGAGCCCCTGGATGAGATAGGGAAAACTATTTTAAATCTCTTTAAAAAGAAGTAG
- a CDS encoding CBS domain-containing protein translates to MGIKSFQGKRAEPEKIMSLPILVEDYMSHSLITFRKDQLVVEVMEALIKHKISGAPVVDEHNRLVGIISDGDCMKQISESRYYNMPIGDMQIEKFMETNVPTIDRKANVFDCASLFYKHNCRRFPIIENDRLVGMISRKDILCAALKLRGQNWHS, encoded by the coding sequence ATGGGTATTAAAAGTTTTCAGGGAAAAAGGGCGGAACCGGAGAAAATAATGAGCTTACCAATTCTCGTGGAAGATTACATGAGTCATTCTCTCATCACCTTTAGAAAAGATCAATTGGTGGTAGAAGTTATGGAAGCTCTTATTAAACACAAAATATCAGGCGCCCCGGTGGTAGATGAACACAATCGGCTTGTAGGAATAATTTCAGATGGAGATTGTATGAAGCAAATTTCGGAAAGCAGGTATTATAATATGCCAATTGGGGATATGCAAATTGAAAAATTCATGGAAACCAATGTGCCAACAATAGATAGAAAGGCCAATGTATTTGATTGTGCTTCCCTCTTTTATAAGCACAATTGCCGGCGGTTCCCAATTATTGAAAATGACAGATTGGTGGGCATGATAAGCAGGAAGGATATCCTATGTGCCGCCTTGAAGCTACGCGGGCAAAACTGGCATTCCTAA